DNA from Amycolatopsis sp. DSM 110486:
CTGGTATCGCGCAGCCCCGGCGAGCAGCTACGCCAGGATGGTTGCCTGCTGTGACGACATGCCCGGGTTGGTGAGGAAGACTTGACCTCAGACAGCGACCAATGGCGTGCGTGGCTCAGGAGCGAGGTCCTGACCGGCCTTGTCTCCGTGGGAAAGGGCGATGATGTTCCAGCAGACCTTCGTTACCACGCCGACCGGCGGCGAGACCCGGCCCTCAGTCCACCGGCGGGCCGACGCTGTCGTGTCCCTGACAGCCCAGCATCGCGCGGCCTCGTCCGCCAGCCGCCGCTATGCGGACCTGGCCGACCGCAGCCTGGCCGCGAAGCTGGCCACCGAAGACGCCGCCGTCGAGACCGACCTGTCCCCGTTCGAGCGGCTGACCTGCACCGCCCACCGCCGGTGGATCCATCAGTGCATCGCCTCCCCCGAGCACGCCAGCCCAGTCACGGGTCATCGCTGGTGCCGTGACTGTCAGTGCGCAGTCACGGTGGCTATCGACGAGCTCACTGGCGACGTGACGATGGCTTGCCCGCGCTGCCGCCGCACGCCCAAGGGCATCGCCACTCGCCAGATTGTGAGCGCCTGCCGGGCCAGCCTCGCCACTGTCCACGACCACCGCGCTCAGCCGGCACCCAGTATGCTGCATTTCGGCGAGCGGCGGCCGGCCTGATGATTCTGCGTGGCTAGGGCGGGGTGAGTTCCGCGTCGAATTCGATTGCGACCTCGTTTGCCAGCTTCAGCGCCCCGAAAAACGCCGAATAGGGTTTGATGCCCCATTGTGTCTGGACTATGGTTGCGCCGCCTCGAATCCTGCGGTCGTCGCTGACCGTGGCCAGCACGGTGATCGGGTGTGACTGGTCCATGATGGTCAGATTGCCGTCGACGGTGAGCGATTCGCCATCGTGGATGACTCGCGTCGAGTGGAACGTGATTGCGTGATATCGGTCGGTGTGCAGAATCTTCGTCTGAATGTTTTTCTCGATCTCGGCGCGGTCGGAGTCGGTGAGCGGTTTGATTCCGCCGCTTCCGGACCGCACCCGCAGCGAGCCGGCGACGACGTCGACCGAGACCGAGGACAACGCGGGGTCCGCCGTGTTCACCCACACGGCGGCAACCCACTCTGACGCCTCGATCGTGAGATCGTGCCCGACGCGCGAGCCGAGTCCAGTGCGCCGCGTCTTCACCAATAGCTCGGCCGACTGCGGACCGGACCGGTACTGGCCGTCCCGAAACAACATAAACTCGACGTTACGCCGGGACGCTCAGCCGTCCATGTCGACGTCGCCGTCCGGGTCGCGGCGCGGGCGCTTCCTGGCCGGCG
Protein-coding regions in this window:
- a CDS encoding YceI family protein, coding for MLFRDGQYRSGPQSAELLVKTRRTGLGSRVGHDLTIEASEWVAAVWVNTADPALSSVSVDVVAGSLRVRSGSGGIKPLTDSDRAEIEKNIQTKILHTDRYHAITFHSTRVIHDGESLTVDGNLTIMDQSHPITVLATVSDDRRIRGGATIVQTQWGIKPYSAFFGALKLANEVAIEFDAELTPP